A stretch of the Mesorhizobium huakuii genome encodes the following:
- a CDS encoding NADPH-dependent F420 reductase, whose protein sequence is MKIGILGAGMIGGTVGRLWAEAGHEVTFGVRHPERLRSMLSGLGGKAVAGSAIDAVAGEDVVLAAIPFRAWPGVAAEIAAALGDKVLLDATVPDPPRDGAASGDAGLARKDGVAFAVARLLPRAKLVRAFSTVMWTTLQSQAHRVGDRIGIPLAGDDEEAVALAVRLVSDAGFDPVVVGPLSQARRFDPGTSVFDSGMSGREVRAALGEA, encoded by the coding sequence ATGAAAATAGGAATTCTGGGCGCCGGCATGATCGGCGGCACGGTCGGACGGCTGTGGGCTGAGGCCGGACATGAGGTGACCTTTGGCGTACGGCATCCCGAGCGGCTGCGCTCGATGCTTTCCGGCCTTGGCGGCAAGGCCGTGGCGGGCTCGGCCATCGATGCCGTCGCGGGCGAGGATGTCGTGCTGGCCGCCATCCCGTTTCGGGCCTGGCCTGGTGTCGCGGCCGAGATCGCGGCAGCGCTCGGCGACAAGGTGCTGCTCGACGCCACCGTGCCCGACCCGCCGCGCGACGGCGCGGCCTCCGGCGACGCAGGGCTGGCCCGTAAGGACGGCGTGGCTTTTGCCGTCGCGCGCCTGCTGCCGCGCGCGAAACTGGTTCGCGCCTTCAGCACGGTGATGTGGACGACGCTGCAATCGCAGGCGCACCGCGTTGGCGACAGGATCGGCATCCCGCTTGCCGGAGATGACGAAGAGGCTGTTGCCTTGGCGGTGCGGCTGGTGAGCGACGCCGGCTTCGATCCGGTCGTGGTCGGGCCGCTGTCGCAGGCCAGGCGCTTCGATCCTGGCACCTCAGTCTTCGACAGCGGCATGAGCGGGCGGGAGGTTCGGGCGGCGCTCGGCGAGGCTTGA
- a CDS encoding SDR family NAD(P)-dependent oxidoreductase — MTTHPNKVALVTGANRGIGLETGRQLAKLGFTVLLGVRDVAKGAAAAKGLEGHLEAIALDVAAPDAAAQAAAEVERRFGRLDVLINNAAIHYDTGSRASRPDWTVIREAFETNVFGAWRVAAAFAPLLRAGGHGRLVNVSSEGGSLASMGAGAPAYSTSKATLNALTCVLAAELRGSGVLVNAICPGWVATDMGGPGGRPVAQGAAGIVWAATLPDDGPTGGFFRDGKRLPW, encoded by the coding sequence ATGACCACACATCCCAACAAAGTCGCCCTCGTCACCGGCGCCAATCGCGGCATCGGGCTGGAGACCGGCCGCCAGTTGGCGAAACTCGGCTTCACGGTGCTGCTTGGCGTGCGCGATGTCGCCAAGGGCGCGGCGGCGGCGAAAGGGCTCGAGGGCCATCTCGAGGCGATTGCGCTCGATGTCGCAGCGCCTGACGCAGCAGCGCAAGCCGCCGCTGAGGTCGAGCGCCGGTTCGGCCGGCTCGACGTGCTGATCAACAATGCCGCCATCCACTACGACACCGGTTCGCGCGCCTCGCGGCCCGACTGGACAGTCATCCGCGAGGCGTTCGAGACCAATGTCTTCGGCGCCTGGCGGGTGGCGGCGGCTTTCGCGCCGCTGCTCAGGGCGGGCGGTCACGGCCGGCTGGTCAATGTCTCCTCCGAAGGCGGTTCGCTGGCCTCGATGGGGGCAGGCGCCCCGGCCTATTCGACCTCGAAGGCGACGCTCAATGCGCTGACCTGCGTGCTGGCGGCGGAACTGCGCGGCTCCGGCGTGCTGGTCAACGCCATCTGCCCGGGATGGGTCGCCACCGATATGGGCGGGCCGGGCGGACGCCCGGTGGCGCAAGGGGCGGCCGGGATCGTGTGGGCCGCGACCTTGCCGGATGATGGCCCGACCGGCGGCTTTTTCCGCGACGGCAAAAGACTGCCGTGGTGA
- a CDS encoding glutathione S-transferase family protein: MLTLHDYLPSQNGWKVRVLLGLLEIPYETRIVSIFEGESHTDAFQKLNPAGAVPVLQLEDGSAIAESNAILAYLAEGTPLLPADRYRRAKIMQWLFFEQYNVEPVIGSLRFWTLTGRLERNQAMVAGKREAGARTLAALNRSLGETPFLTGNDLTIADIAVYAYSHRAGDCGFSPTDYPAFLAWAGRVRGAIGEGYPVHPYSIDPHSGG; this comes from the coding sequence ATGCTCACGCTTCACGATTATCTGCCATCGCAAAATGGCTGGAAAGTCCGGGTCCTGCTCGGCCTGCTGGAGATCCCTTACGAGACCCGCATCGTCTCGATTTTCGAGGGCGAGAGCCACACCGATGCGTTCCAAAAACTCAACCCGGCAGGCGCCGTTCCCGTGCTCCAGCTCGAGGACGGCAGTGCCATCGCCGAATCCAATGCGATCCTCGCCTACCTCGCCGAAGGCACGCCGCTCCTGCCGGCGGATCGCTACCGCCGCGCCAAAATCATGCAATGGCTGTTCTTCGAACAGTACAATGTCGAGCCCGTCATCGGCTCGCTGCGCTTCTGGACCTTGACCGGACGGCTCGAGCGCAACCAGGCCATGGTTGCCGGCAAGCGCGAGGCCGGCGCACGCACGCTCGCCGCTCTGAACCGCAGCCTTGGCGAGACGCCGTTCCTCACCGGAAACGACCTCACGATCGCCGACATCGCCGTCTATGCCTACAGCCACCGCGCCGGGGATTGCGGCTTTTCTCCAACGGACTACCCGGCATTCCTCGCCTGGGCCGGCCGCGTGCGCGGCGCCATCGGCGAGGGCTATCCTGTCCACCCCTACAGCATCGACCCGCATTCGGGTGGCTGA
- a CDS encoding RrF2 family transcriptional regulator: MILKSQVEWALHCCAILAGLPEGRYLSTKALAEFHGLPKEYLSKALQSLSQAGLVDTTLGPSGGYRLARPPAELTFLDIVEAVEGKARTFVCNNIRENNPCRPQGYCESGPCPVARIMWEADEAWREKLRAVRLSDLTEALALDIPADLWKSSFEWVLERAG, translated from the coding sequence ATGATCCTGAAAAGCCAAGTCGAATGGGCGCTGCACTGCTGCGCCATTCTCGCCGGCCTGCCCGAGGGGCGCTATCTCTCCACAAAAGCGCTTGCCGAGTTCCACGGCCTTCCCAAGGAGTATCTCTCCAAGGCACTGCAAAGCCTGTCGCAGGCGGGACTGGTCGACACGACGCTGGGTCCGTCAGGTGGATACCGGTTGGCGCGGCCACCGGCCGAACTGACCTTCCTCGACATCGTGGAGGCGGTGGAGGGCAAGGCACGGACGTTTGTGTGCAACAATATCCGCGAGAACAATCCGTGTCGCCCGCAGGGCTATTGCGAAAGCGGCCCTTGCCCGGTGGCACGCATCATGTGGGAAGCCGATGAGGCCTGGCGTGAAAAATTGCGCGCCGTCAGGCTTTCCGACCTCACTGAAGCGCTGGCCCTCGACATTCCGGCGGACCTTTGGAAAAGCAGCTTCGAATGGGTGCTGGAGCGCGCCGGATGA
- a CDS encoding cupin domain-containing protein — protein sequence MIKSITAALVVTAALAGPAGATGAHHAGEKAAKVTLVYEHELPNVPGKSIRGILVEYGPGGTSPAHTHPSSAFIYATVLEGSIRSQVNDGPVKVYKAGESFSEMPGDRHSVSENGSKTKPAKLLAVFVVDTAQKELTYPAKK from the coding sequence ATGATCAAGTCAATCACTGCTGCTCTCGTCGTGACGGCAGCACTGGCCGGCCCGGCCGGAGCCACAGGGGCCCATCACGCGGGCGAGAAGGCGGCCAAGGTCACCCTCGTCTATGAGCATGAACTGCCGAATGTTCCGGGCAAAAGCATTAGGGGTATTCTGGTCGAGTATGGCCCCGGCGGCACCTCGCCGGCGCATACGCATCCAAGCTCCGCCTTCATCTACGCGACGGTCCTGGAAGGCTCCATCCGCAGCCAGGTCAATGACGGGCCGGTCAAGGTCTACAAGGCCGGCGAGAGCTTCTCGGAGATGCCGGGCGATCGCCACAGCGTGAGCGAGAACGGCAGCAAGACGAAGCCCGCAAAGCTGCTGGCGGTGTTCGTGGTCGATACCGCTCAGAAAGAACTGACCTATCCGGCCAAGAAGTAA
- a CDS encoding SDR family oxidoreductase, giving the protein MKIVIIGGTGLIGSKTTERLRKQGHEVIAAAPNTGVNTITGEGLREALEGADVVIDLANSPSFEDKAAMDFFETSGRNLLAADKVAGVKHHIALSVVGTERLQDCGYFRAKLAQENLIKASGIPYTIVHSTQFMEFLAGIAKSGTVGEAVHLSPAYVQPIASDDVADVMAGVALAAPINGMIEISGPERVRMSELVARYLKAVGDPREVVADPEALYFGARLNDTSLVSDNDPRLGRITFEQWFAASARK; this is encoded by the coding sequence ATGAAAATCGTTATCATCGGAGGCACCGGTCTCATCGGTTCCAAGACCACCGAACGCCTGCGCAAGCAGGGCCACGAGGTGATCGCAGCCGCGCCGAATACCGGCGTCAACACCATCACCGGCGAAGGCCTGCGGGAAGCGCTCGAAGGCGCCGACGTCGTGATCGACCTCGCCAACTCACCCTCCTTCGAGGACAAGGCGGCGATGGACTTCTTCGAGACGTCGGGCCGCAACCTGCTCGCCGCGGACAAGGTCGCCGGCGTCAAGCACCATATCGCGCTCTCGGTTGTCGGAACCGAACGCCTGCAGGATTGCGGCTATTTCCGCGCCAAGCTCGCCCAGGAGAATCTGATCAAGGCTTCCGGCATTCCCTACACCATCGTGCATTCCACGCAGTTCATGGAATTCCTGGCCGGCATCGCCAAGTCGGGGACAGTTGGCGAGGCCGTGCATCTGTCGCCGGCCTATGTGCAGCCCATCGCATCCGACGATGTCGCCGATGTCATGGCCGGGGTCGCGCTCGCCGCGCCGATCAACGGCATGATCGAGATTTCGGGTCCGGAGCGCGTGCGCATGAGCGAGCTCGTTGCCCGCTACCTCAAGGCTGTCGGCGATCCCCGCGAGGTGGTGGCCGATCCGGAGGCGCTCTACTTCGGCGCGCGGCTCAACGACACGTCGCTCGTCTCCGACAACGATCCCCGCCTTGGCCGCATCACCTTCGAACAGTGGTTCGCCGCCTCGGCGCGGAAATGA
- a CDS encoding carboxymuconolactone decarboxylase family protein → MTQRLNAAQQSPELFKKLIDLSMAETRGAIEEKIRDLVHIRASQINGCAFCLDMHVKEAKIHGESELRLHHVAVWRESTLFIPRERAALAWTEAVTKLPESGIPDELYERVRGQLSEKEISDLTFSVMAINAWNRVNVAFRTVPGSADKAYGLDKAGLN, encoded by the coding sequence ATGACACAGCGCCTCAACGCCGCGCAGCAATCGCCTGAATTGTTCAAGAAGCTCATCGATCTCAGCATGGCCGAGACACGCGGCGCCATCGAAGAGAAGATCCGCGATCTGGTCCACATCCGGGCCTCGCAGATCAATGGCTGCGCCTTCTGCCTCGACATGCATGTCAAGGAAGCCAAAATCCACGGTGAGAGCGAGCTGCGGCTCCATCATGTCGCCGTCTGGCGGGAATCGACCCTTTTCATTCCCCGTGAACGTGCCGCCCTTGCCTGGACCGAAGCCGTCACCAAACTGCCCGAGAGTGGCATCCCGGACGAGCTCTACGAGCGCGTGCGCGGGCAGCTTTCGGAAAAGGAAATCTCCGACCTCACCTTCTCGGTCATGGCCATCAACGCCTGGAACCGTGTCAACGTCGCCTTCAGGACCGTGCCGGGCTCCGCGGACAAGGCTTATGGCCTCGACAAGGCCGGCCTGAACTAA
- a CDS encoding LysR family transcriptional regulator → MDVVSALRTFLRVAQTKSFSAAAIDLDLTQPAVSRQVSALEAHLKTRLLHRTTSALALTAEGEQMLPMALRVIEAVEALGQAGCTEAAAVSGKVRLSLPTPLGFFISDRLATLLERHPDLQVELVLRDGPSDLVANAIDLEVRLGPVGDSSLMCRRIGWTTAFLVASPAYLEGRGTPRVPQDIRDHACICYSRGGDGRSWSFSGGADEVVLRIEPRLVANNSMAVHRAALAGAGLAVLSHILAGPDIEAGRLVRLMPDFPPTRLPINVVYPSRKNVPLRVTTVLDFLVQAVRGDILMASSAPSQAEPSPLIPASEGSYFLPCG, encoded by the coding sequence ATGGATGTCGTATCGGCATTGCGAACGTTCCTGCGCGTGGCGCAGACAAAGTCCTTCTCAGCGGCTGCCATCGACCTTGATCTGACACAGCCGGCGGTATCCCGGCAGGTCTCCGCGCTGGAGGCGCATCTGAAGACCCGCCTTCTGCATCGCACCACGAGCGCGCTCGCCCTGACGGCGGAGGGCGAACAGATGCTGCCGATGGCGCTGCGTGTCATCGAAGCCGTCGAAGCGCTCGGCCAGGCCGGCTGCACCGAAGCGGCAGCCGTATCGGGGAAGGTGAGGCTCAGCCTGCCGACGCCGCTCGGCTTCTTCATCAGCGACCGCCTGGCAACGTTGTTGGAGCGCCATCCCGACCTGCAAGTCGAGCTCGTCCTTCGCGACGGGCCGTCGGACCTGGTCGCCAACGCAATCGATCTCGAGGTGCGCCTCGGGCCGGTCGGCGACAGCAGCCTGATGTGCCGCCGGATCGGCTGGACAACCGCCTTTCTCGTGGCCTCGCCAGCCTATCTCGAGGGACGCGGCACGCCGCGAGTGCCGCAAGACATCAGGGATCACGCCTGCATCTGTTACAGTCGTGGCGGCGACGGCCGGTCATGGTCGTTCTCCGGTGGAGCGGATGAAGTTGTGCTGCGCATCGAGCCCCGCCTTGTCGCCAACAATTCGATGGCCGTCCATCGCGCGGCATTGGCAGGAGCCGGGCTTGCGGTGCTCTCCCACATTCTGGCCGGGCCGGACATCGAAGCAGGCAGGCTGGTCAGGCTGATGCCGGACTTTCCGCCGACGCGCCTGCCGATCAACGTCGTCTACCCCTCGCGCAAGAACGTGCCGCTGCGTGTGACGACGGTCCTCGACTTTCTTGTCCAGGCCGTCCGCGGCGATATTTTGATGGCATCATCAGCCCCCTCGCAGGCCGAACCATCGCCCCTCATTCCCGCGTCCGAAGGCTCCTACTTCTTGCCCTGCGGATAG
- a CDS encoding YdeI/OmpD-associated family protein — protein MAPVKVDPDKVREFPDAASFYAWLGQHHATESEVWIKVHKVGSGLKSITPKEAIDVVLCFGWIDAVRKGLDETSFLQRYTPRGKKSIWSKINIDNVARLIEEGRMTGHGLSQVEAAKADGRWARAYGSGKEMKIPDDLLAAINAEPAAKAMLEKLSAQNRFSLAFRTHNMKTEAGRRKKIETFVAMLKRGETIYPQGKK, from the coding sequence ATGGCGCCGGTCAAGGTCGATCCCGACAAGGTCCGGGAATTCCCCGACGCGGCGAGTTTTTATGCCTGGCTCGGCCAGCACCACGCCACGGAAAGCGAGGTGTGGATCAAGGTGCACAAGGTCGGGTCGGGACTGAAGTCGATCACGCCGAAAGAGGCCATCGACGTCGTGCTGTGCTTTGGCTGGATCGATGCGGTGCGCAAGGGGCTGGACGAGACCAGTTTTCTGCAGCGCTACACGCCGCGCGGCAAGAAAAGCATCTGGAGCAAGATCAACATCGACAATGTCGCGCGGCTCATCGAGGAGGGCCGCATGACCGGGCATGGGCTGAGCCAGGTCGAGGCCGCCAAGGCCGACGGGCGCTGGGCGCGCGCCTATGGCAGCGGCAAGGAGATGAAAATCCCTGACGATTTGCTGGCGGCGATCAACGCCGAGCCGGCGGCCAAGGCCATGCTGGAAAAGCTCAGCGCGCAAAACCGCTTCTCGCTCGCCTTCCGCACCCACAACATGAAGACCGAGGCTGGCCGCCGGAAGAAGATCGAGACCTTCGTGGCGATGCTGAAACGCGGCGAGACGATCTATCCGCAGGGCAAGAAGTAG
- a CDS encoding VOC family protein: MAIETIFAHVSCSNLEASIGWYEKLFGKPPLRRPMPGLAEWQFTDSAEVQLFEDKDKAGTSTLTLGVLPLAPERQRLVNAGLQPGPIEEADHFWIMRMRDPDGNLVVFASTERD, translated from the coding sequence ATGGCAATAGAGACCATTTTCGCCCATGTCAGCTGCTCCAACCTCGAGGCCAGCATCGGCTGGTACGAAAAGCTCTTCGGTAAGCCGCCGCTGCGCCGGCCCATGCCGGGGCTGGCCGAGTGGCAGTTCACCGACAGCGCCGAGGTGCAGCTCTTCGAGGACAAGGACAAGGCCGGCACCTCGACCCTGACGCTCGGCGTGCTGCCGCTGGCGCCCGAAAGGCAGAGGTTGGTGAATGCCGGCCTTCAACCCGGCCCGATCGAGGAAGCCGACCATTTCTGGATCATGCGCATGCGCGATCCCGACGGGAACCTGGTGGTGTTTGCGAGTACTGAGCGCGACTAA
- a CDS encoding cupin domain-containing protein — protein MSAMDLQINPANEIIGTKGLSVRFLVSGENSNGSVAAFELMVPGAQRLPAPAHSHDHYEETIYGIDGVLTWTVDGKPIEVGPGEALCIPRGAVHRFDNNGTRDAKALCVITPAAIGPDYFREAFGLLNAAAGGPPDKAAMMEIMRRHGLTPAMPPPA, from the coding sequence ATGTCTGCCATGGATCTTCAGATCAACCCTGCCAATGAGATCATCGGCACCAAGGGGCTGTCGGTCCGCTTCCTGGTGTCGGGCGAAAATTCGAACGGCAGTGTCGCCGCTTTCGAGCTGATGGTGCCGGGCGCCCAGCGCCTGCCCGCGCCGGCGCACAGCCACGACCATTACGAGGAAACGATCTACGGCATCGATGGGGTTTTGACCTGGACCGTCGACGGCAAGCCGATCGAGGTTGGGCCGGGGGAGGCGCTATGCATTCCACGCGGCGCCGTCCACCGCTTCGACAACAATGGCACCCGGGATGCCAAGGCGTTGTGCGTCATCACGCCGGCGGCGATCGGTCCGGACTATTTTCGTGAGGCATTCGGCTTGCTCAACGCCGCTGCCGGCGGGCCGCCGGACAAGGCTGCGATGATGGAGATCATGCGCCGCCACGGCCTGACGCCGGCAATGCCGCCACCGGCCTGA
- a CDS encoding MarR family winged helix-turn-helix transcriptional regulator: MATSTEVLQTKTTDLLIGALLRVPAQAIQRRLIKELNAAGFDELRLPHMAVLQFPGPDGARPGTIAERAGMSKQAINQLLSSLENYGYIVRSDGEGSARVVHATERGHAAFWKMVDILRDIEEEWRSELGPERFDQLKGLLFTVWDSPLVR, encoded by the coding sequence ATGGCCACCTCCACCGAAGTTCTCCAGACCAAGACCACAGACCTTTTGATCGGCGCCCTGCTGCGCGTGCCGGCACAGGCGATCCAGCGCCGGCTGATCAAGGAACTCAACGCCGCCGGTTTCGACGAATTGCGCCTGCCGCATATGGCGGTGCTGCAGTTTCCCGGCCCGGACGGCGCGCGCCCCGGCACCATCGCCGAACGTGCCGGCATGAGCAAACAGGCCATCAACCAGTTGCTCAGCAGCCTCGAAAATTACGGCTATATCGTCCGCTCCGACGGCGAAGGCAGCGCGCGCGTGGTGCATGCCACCGAACGCGGCCACGCCGCCTTCTGGAAAATGGTCGACATATTGCGCGACATCGAGGAGGAGTGGCGCAGCGAGCTCGGGCCGGAGCGCTTCGACCAGCTGAAAGGACTGCTGTTCACCGTCTGGGATAGTCCGCTGGTGCGCTGA
- a CDS encoding SDR family oxidoreductase, with translation MNLSNQKILIVGGGSGMGLALARRCVEAGATVIIAGRSEQRLRQAREGLGNPAGVEVAVVDIAREDQVAALFAEIGGLDHIVSTAADIEGAYRLLPELDLKAAQRAVDSKLFGPLLLAKHGAPRLAANGSMTFVSGIAAYRPAARGSVVAAVNAALEGLVRALAVELAPIRVNAVSPGWVDTEIWAQVAGDRKAEMLAAMAERLPVGRVGQPEDIADALFFLIGNGFTTGTTLHVEGGHRLV, from the coding sequence ATGAACCTTTCAAACCAGAAAATCCTGATCGTCGGCGGCGGCTCCGGCATGGGTCTGGCGCTGGCCAGGCGCTGCGTCGAGGCCGGTGCCACAGTCATCATCGCCGGGCGTAGTGAGCAGAGGCTGCGACAGGCGCGTGAGGGGCTTGGCAATCCCGCCGGCGTGGAGGTCGCCGTCGTCGACATCGCCCGGGAAGACCAGGTCGCCGCGCTGTTCGCCGAGATCGGCGGCCTCGACCACATCGTCAGCACGGCGGCCGACATAGAAGGCGCCTACAGGCTGCTGCCGGAGCTCGACCTCAAGGCGGCGCAACGCGCGGTCGACAGCAAACTCTTCGGCCCATTGCTGCTTGCCAAGCACGGTGCGCCACGGCTGGCCGCGAACGGCTCGATGACATTCGTCTCCGGCATCGCCGCCTACCGGCCGGCCGCGCGCGGCTCGGTCGTCGCCGCCGTCAACGCCGCGCTCGAAGGGCTGGTGCGGGCGCTGGCCGTCGAACTCGCGCCGATCCGCGTCAACGCCGTCTCGCCCGGCTGGGTCGACACCGAGATCTGGGCGCAGGTTGCGGGTGACCGCAAGGCCGAAATGCTTGCCGCGATGGCCGAGCGGTTGCCGGTCGGCAGGGTCGGCCAACCCGAAGACATCGCCGACGCTCTCTTCTTCCTCATCGGCAACGGATTTACCACCGGCACGACGCTGCATGTCGAAGGCGGGCACCGGCTGGTCTAG
- a CDS encoding LysR family transcriptional regulator, whose protein sequence is MHPRLLKTFLAVARSRNMTRAAEAVHLAQSSVSDQIQALEAELGAALFTRSKSGLELTPAGLALQPIAEELLRLDGEARAAVLAAAGRTSGALTIGALETIASARLAPWLPGFQARHPDITVRMKVTDSGTLRRLLEDGDIDVAFCFERRDGAKDADARLARRAIGAEPLVLVAAPGQGTAPRDLADLAALRFVVTEPGCIYRHMFDTAFAEAGVVAPRLASEVGSIGAIARLVAAGAGLGLVPRLAVSDALARGDLVELPWPGRAQAAPLTMVWRRRRIQPPALRRLLAAARDTLVPERVETGSELESGDSSKALFSNNSLSKAATG, encoded by the coding sequence ATGCATCCAAGACTGCTCAAAACCTTCCTCGCGGTGGCGCGCAGCCGCAACATGACGCGCGCCGCCGAGGCGGTTCACCTCGCGCAATCGAGTGTCAGCGATCAGATCCAGGCGCTGGAGGCTGAGCTTGGTGCTGCCCTGTTCACACGCTCGAAGTCCGGCCTGGAGCTGACGCCGGCGGGACTCGCGCTGCAGCCGATCGCCGAAGAGCTGCTGCGGCTCGACGGCGAGGCGCGTGCCGCGGTGCTGGCGGCCGCCGGGCGCACCAGCGGGGCATTGACCATAGGCGCGCTGGAGACGATCGCCTCGGCCCGGCTGGCGCCCTGGCTGCCGGGATTCCAAGCCCGGCATCCCGATATCACCGTGCGGATGAAGGTGACCGACAGCGGCACACTGCGGCGCCTGCTGGAGGACGGCGACATCGACGTCGCCTTCTGCTTCGAGCGTCGCGACGGTGCGAAGGACGCCGATGCGCGCCTGGCCAGACGTGCGATAGGGGCCGAACCGCTGGTTCTGGTCGCGGCCCCGGGACAAGGCACCGCGCCGCGCGACTTGGCAGACCTTGCAGCGCTGCGCTTCGTGGTGACGGAGCCCGGATGCATCTACCGGCACATGTTCGACACTGCTTTTGCCGAGGCGGGTGTCGTGGCGCCAAGGCTTGCCTCCGAAGTCGGCAGCATCGGCGCCATTGCCCGGCTGGTGGCGGCGGGGGCTGGGTTGGGCCTCGTTCCGCGCCTTGCCGTCAGCGATGCGCTGGCGCGCGGTGACCTCGTCGAACTGCCTTGGCCCGGCCGGGCCCAGGCGGCACCGCTGACGATGGTCTGGCGACGCCGGCGCATCCAGCCGCCGGCGCTCCGGCGATTGCTCGCCGCCGCGCGCGACACGCTGGTGCCGGAACGCGTCGAGACGGGTTCAGAACTTGAATCGGGGGATAGCTCCAAAGCATTGTTTTCAAACAACTCCCTGTCGAAAGCCGCCACCGGCTAG
- a CDS encoding S1C family serine protease: MAINPNPRSVVAVRATVPEDAFTAGALGTLREGSGVVIRNDGLVLTIGYLITEAEEVWLTAHDGRVIPAHALAYDQESGFGLVQALAPTGLPAVALGDAGKARIGDAVVLADGVGRAVEAKIVTKQEFAGYWEYLLDEAIFIAPAHPSWGGAPLFSADGALLGIGSLRLQMSRAGEVADINMVVPIDLLPPILDDLLTRGQVAKPPRPWLGALSAESDGKVVVMSVTEGGPAAKAGLRQGDVISEVRDGAVDGLADFYRKLWDSGSAGAEIPMRVVRDGRETWLRVKSADRGSFLKKPQLQ; this comes from the coding sequence ATGGCCATCAATCCCAATCCGCGCTCCGTCGTTGCCGTGCGCGCCACCGTTCCCGAGGATGCTTTTACCGCCGGCGCGCTGGGCACGCTCAGGGAAGGCAGTGGTGTCGTCATCCGCAATGACGGGTTGGTGCTGACCATCGGCTATCTCATCACCGAGGCCGAGGAGGTCTGGCTGACCGCGCATGACGGCCGCGTCATCCCGGCGCACGCACTGGCCTATGATCAGGAGTCCGGCTTCGGCCTGGTCCAGGCGCTGGCGCCGACGGGGCTGCCGGCCGTGGCGCTGGGCGACGCCGGCAAGGCCCGGATCGGCGACGCGGTGGTGCTTGCCGACGGCGTCGGTCGGGCGGTCGAGGCCAAGATCGTCACCAAGCAGGAATTCGCCGGCTATTGGGAGTATCTGCTCGACGAGGCGATCTTCATCGCGCCGGCGCACCCGTCCTGGGGCGGCGCGCCGCTGTTCAGTGCCGATGGCGCGTTGCTCGGCATCGGTTCGCTGCGCCTGCAGATGAGCCGCGCCGGCGAGGTCGCCGATATCAACATGGTGGTGCCGATCGATCTGTTGCCGCCGATTCTCGACGATCTCTTGACGCGTGGCCAGGTGGCCAAGCCGCCGCGTCCGTGGCTCGGCGCGCTGTCGGCCGAAAGCGACGGCAAGGTGGTGGTGATGAGCGTGACCGAAGGCGGTCCGGCCGCTAAGGCCGGCCTGCGCCAGGGCGATGTCATCTCCGAGGTCCGCGACGGCGCGGTCGACGGGCTCGCCGATTTCTATCGCAAGCTGTGGGACAGCGGTTCGGCCGGCGCCGAGATCCCGATGCGGGTGGTGCGCGACGGCCGTGAGACCTGGCTGCGCGTCAAATCCGCCGACCGCGGCAGTTTCTTGAAGAAGCCGCAGTTGCAATAG